The following are from one region of the Isoalcanivorax indicus genome:
- a CDS encoding acyl-CoA dehydrogenase family protein encodes MDFTLPPHIEALRLQVREFVAEHVIPLEQDAANYDGHENLDERIVAALREKAKAAGLWAFQMPKKRGGLDVGVVGMAALYEEASRSPFGPLAFNCSAPDDGTMILLNKILSSEQKDRWLQPLIDGKVRSAFAMTEPDGGCGSDPSLTYTRAEKKGDKWVVNGRKWFITGAEGAQHFVLIAKTGDDTRKGLTAFLFDADQPGWEVVRRIGIMGPEEHGGHCELRFDGLEIPDENRLLEIGDGLKVTQIRLGTARLTHCMRWLGLAKRCMEIAGEYVENRMSFGSTLAEHEGVQWMLGEVAKDIHVGRLLTMQAAWKLDQGDFARSEISMAKIHVADTLHKAADTAIQLCGARGYSKDTLLEWIYRYARQARLVDGASEIHKMVLSRAYLKEKNDFFRWGV; translated from the coding sequence ATGGACTTTACCCTTCCCCCGCATATTGAAGCGCTGCGTCTGCAGGTCCGTGAGTTTGTGGCCGAGCATGTGATACCGCTCGAGCAGGACGCTGCCAATTATGACGGCCACGAGAACCTTGACGAGCGCATCGTGGCAGCACTGCGCGAAAAAGCGAAAGCGGCCGGGCTGTGGGCCTTCCAGATGCCGAAAAAACGCGGCGGCCTGGATGTCGGCGTGGTGGGCATGGCGGCGCTGTACGAGGAAGCCTCGCGGTCGCCGTTCGGCCCGCTGGCGTTCAACTGCTCGGCGCCGGATGACGGCACCATGATCCTGCTCAACAAGATTCTTTCCAGTGAGCAGAAAGACCGTTGGCTGCAACCGCTGATCGATGGCAAGGTGCGCTCGGCCTTTGCCATGACCGAACCGGATGGCGGCTGCGGGTCGGACCCGTCGCTGACCTATACCCGAGCCGAAAAGAAAGGCGATAAATGGGTGGTCAATGGTCGCAAATGGTTCATTACTGGCGCCGAGGGCGCGCAGCACTTCGTACTGATCGCCAAAACCGGCGACGACACCCGCAAGGGGCTGACGGCGTTTCTGTTCGATGCCGACCAGCCTGGCTGGGAGGTGGTGCGACGTATCGGCATCATGGGCCCGGAAGAGCATGGCGGTCATTGCGAACTGCGGTTCGACGGCCTGGAAATTCCCGACGAAAACCGGCTTCTTGAAATCGGTGATGGTCTGAAAGTCACCCAGATCCGTCTGGGCACCGCGCGTCTGACGCACTGCATGCGCTGGCTGGGCCTGGCAAAACGCTGCATGGAAATCGCCGGTGAATATGTGGAAAACCGCATGAGTTTCGGCAGCACCCTGGCCGAGCACGAAGGTGTGCAGTGGATGCTGGGCGAGGTCGCCAAGGACATTCATGTCGGGCGTCTGTTGACCATGCAGGCCGCCTGGAAACTGGATCAGGGCGATTTTGCCCGCAGCGAGATTTCCATGGCCAAGATCCATGTGGCGGATACGCTGCACAAGGCCGCCGATACGGCGATCCAGTTGTGCGGTGCGCGCGGCTATTCGAAAGATACCCTGCTGGAGTGGATCTATCGCTACGCCCGTCAGGCGCGTCTGGTAGACGGCGCCAGTGAGATTCACAAGATGGTCCTTTCCCGTGCCTACCTGAAGGAAAAGAACGATTTCTTCCGGTGGGGTGTATGA
- a CDS encoding AraC family transcriptional regulator — protein MGQLPPAEQQAGFRTGVPGVYLLLLCDVCRDFGLRDADLLEGLGISRVMLCQPDSQISMLTAYTAAQRAIRKLSDKGLGLAYARAFRATLMGPVGLLALSSPSVLAALDAVIRFTALRTPFLTAAFEETEDRVAVHVRCDLPVSRGVIQFSMEAMLVGLANVLEQMCGKRIPGLRIHMACPEPPYFRRYRDDLPAPVIFDADSWSLEGDRDTFLGVPLLSNPSMEVYAREQCEQEFMQLYGSHTGIAERIRDHLSRCESGEALPSLEQFADWLGVSTRTLKRRLRSEGVSFRELVDEELYSRARRLLSRSRLSIAEVGYQLGYHEAASFSRAFSRWAGMSPRSYRNQLTHDVPHAEAERFRP, from the coding sequence ATGGGTCAGTTACCACCAGCGGAACAGCAAGCGGGGTTTCGCACCGGTGTTCCCGGTGTTTACCTGTTGCTCTTGTGCGATGTGTGTCGTGATTTCGGGTTGCGGGATGCGGATCTGCTTGAAGGGTTGGGCATCAGCCGCGTGATGTTGTGCCAACCCGATAGCCAGATCTCGATGCTGACGGCCTACACGGCGGCACAGCGCGCCATCAGAAAACTCAGCGACAAGGGGTTGGGGCTGGCCTATGCCCGCGCATTTCGTGCCACCCTGATGGGGCCGGTCGGACTGCTCGCCCTGTCCAGCCCGTCGGTGCTGGCGGCGCTGGATGCGGTGATTCGCTTTACGGCGCTGCGCACCCCTTTTCTGACGGCCGCCTTCGAGGAAACGGAAGACCGTGTCGCGGTGCATGTGCGCTGCGATTTGCCGGTGAGTCGCGGGGTCATCCAGTTCTCCATGGAGGCCATGCTGGTGGGTCTGGCCAACGTGCTGGAACAGATGTGCGGGAAACGTATACCGGGGCTACGCATTCATATGGCCTGCCCTGAGCCGCCCTATTTTCGTCGATACAGGGACGACCTGCCTGCGCCCGTCATCTTCGATGCCGATTCCTGGTCGCTGGAAGGCGACCGGGATACCTTTCTGGGCGTGCCGCTGTTATCCAATCCGTCAATGGAAGTGTATGCGCGGGAACAGTGCGAACAGGAATTCATGCAGTTGTACGGCTCTCACACGGGTATTGCCGAGCGCATTCGTGACCACCTGTCACGCTGCGAGAGCGGCGAAGCCTTGCCCAGCCTGGAGCAGTTTGCGGACTGGCTGGGTGTCTCGACACGTACCTTGAAGCGGCGCTTGCGTAGCGAGGGCGTCAGTTTCCGGGAGCTGGTGGACGAAGAGCTGTATAGCCGGGCACGCCGTTTGCTGTCCCGCAGCCGTCTGTCTATTGCGGAGGTCGGTTACCAGCTGGGCTATCACGAGGCGGCGAGCTTCTCGCGCGCCTTCTCTCGCTGGGCCGGTATGAGCCCGCGGTCTTACCGGAACCAGCTCACTCATGACGTGCCGCATGCGGAGGCTGAGCGTTTTCGTCCTTGA
- a CDS encoding DUF6160 family protein, whose translation MAAARSVKSPLDNAALWAGCLLLPCAAAAMQPLNDTQLADVSGHDGISVVLSGMGIGADSVVIHADPGTPDAGTLRARDIRYTPLSPATSWLDLSLDAGARDGDGYLSLALSMAPTRFEMAALDLGNSTRHFGSWTLDGRYDFLLQNQGLFRDADPSEGLARLRLSLDDAHLGYRPTDTSSTGISLDNLHFLWDLPAGTVSLTEQGLRVAGQVDYALAFDWRYQDGAHDLPLLHLGWQGRLYDTEVLLGTGGVWDGTEADGQYDTHTRTDGLHLNIGWNYNTGNQHVFDPEQDMRWRIGRVGDNRMALDFMDWRNLQDSNGDPVPLGFSFPLTFDVVPAGAHGPGGLCWGANVHGSGCSAAGGQYLSLVHGQVSGYPGPINRSDGDTLMILLRDGQLLAYASQVRVDPLGAAPQDYRWGLIYTLPNINANIALYPGGNESSPGAGSRHHGFMADILLMSQTFAGDTQGYNWANGAHFMIADTCEADLPGCDRDVNMGIGFMGSSFLLAADDTRIWIRNMDDDDPESGGIDLLSPRTRMQFSGLLGMARLPDGADVVRIAGSDLNLEGLINFRLSPPPAGAHHLAYSAAMRLEPLHDAASDLHASGQGSWYSIYEAGRPDVALTFADLRGDITLEEGRLEVLAAGEKQPGSPPSLTLSNQIRIGASAAPRLAQGTTGLGLMDAGQVLRGDVYFGGNRLGEIVIPGATLRSTITLVP comes from the coding sequence ATGGCAGCAGCACGTTCTGTTAAGAGCCCCCTGGATAACGCCGCTCTCTGGGCAGGCTGCCTGCTTCTGCCCTGCGCTGCTGCGGCAATGCAGCCGCTGAACGATACCCAGCTTGCTGACGTCAGCGGGCATGACGGCATCTCGGTCGTGCTTTCCGGCATGGGCATCGGCGCTGACAGCGTCGTCATTCACGCCGACCCCGGCACACCGGATGCTGGCACGTTGCGTGCACGAGACATTCGCTACACACCTCTGTCCCCTGCCACATCATGGCTCGATCTGTCACTGGATGCCGGTGCCCGTGATGGCGATGGATATCTCTCCCTGGCCCTGTCCATGGCCCCCACACGCTTCGAAATGGCCGCACTGGACCTGGGTAACAGCACCCGGCATTTCGGTAGCTGGACGCTGGACGGCCGCTATGATTTTCTGCTGCAAAATCAGGGTCTGTTTCGGGATGCCGACCCTTCGGAGGGACTGGCCCGGTTGCGGCTGTCGCTGGACGACGCGCATCTGGGCTATCGCCCCACAGATACGTCCAGCACTGGCATTTCGCTGGACAACTTGCATTTTCTCTGGGATTTGCCAGCGGGCACCGTCAGCCTGACAGAACAGGGGCTTCGCGTTGCGGGGCAGGTCGACTATGCACTGGCGTTCGACTGGCGCTATCAGGACGGCGCCCATGACCTGCCGCTGCTGCATCTGGGGTGGCAGGGCAGGCTCTACGATACCGAGGTGTTGCTCGGCACTGGCGGCGTATGGGACGGCACGGAGGCCGACGGGCAGTACGACACGCATACGCGCACCGACGGCTTGCACCTCAATATCGGCTGGAATTACAACACCGGCAACCAGCATGTTTTTGACCCCGAGCAGGATATGCGATGGCGTATCGGACGCGTCGGCGACAACCGTATGGCGCTGGATTTCATGGACTGGCGCAACCTGCAGGACAGCAACGGCGACCCGGTACCGCTGGGCTTCTCCTTCCCGCTCACCTTTGACGTCGTCCCCGCTGGCGCACACGGTCCCGGCGGCCTATGCTGGGGCGCCAACGTGCACGGCAGTGGCTGCTCTGCGGCTGGCGGCCAATACCTTTCTCTGGTCCATGGCCAGGTCAGCGGTTATCCAGGCCCGATAAACCGCTCGGACGGCGACACCCTGATGATACTGCTACGCGACGGCCAGCTTTTGGCCTATGCCAGTCAGGTGCGAGTGGACCCGTTGGGCGCTGCCCCGCAGGATTATCGATGGGGGCTGATCTACACGTTGCCGAATATCAACGCCAATATCGCGCTCTACCCCGGGGGCAATGAATCCTCTCCCGGTGCCGGCAGCCGCCATCACGGGTTCATGGCTGACATCCTGTTGATGAGTCAGACCTTTGCCGGGGACACGCAAGGGTACAACTGGGCCAACGGTGCGCATTTCATGATCGCCGACACCTGCGAAGCCGATCTCCCGGGCTGTGATCGGGATGTCAATATGGGCATCGGCTTCATGGGCTCAAGCTTCCTGCTCGCCGCTGACGATACACGCATCTGGATTCGCAATATGGATGACGACGATCCTGAAAGCGGAGGCATCGACCTGCTATCGCCCCGCACCCGAATGCAGTTCAGCGGCTTGCTCGGCATGGCTCGCCTGCCGGACGGTGCCGATGTCGTGCGTATTGCCGGTTCCGATCTGAATCTTGAAGGGCTGATCAACTTCCGGCTGTCGCCACCCCCGGCGGGAGCACACCATCTTGCTTACAGCGCCGCCATGCGCCTGGAGCCACTCCATGACGCGGCGTCTGACCTGCACGCCAGCGGCCAGGGCAGCTGGTACAGCATCTACGAAGCGGGCCGTCCCGATGTAGCACTCACCTTCGCCGACCTGCGCGGGGACATCACGCTCGAAGAAGGTCGTCTTGAGGTACTGGCGGCGGGCGAGAAGCAGCCTGGCTCACCGCCCAGCCTGACGTTATCAAACCAGATACGCATCGGTGCCAGCGCCGCCCCCCGGCTGGCCCAGGGCACCACCGGTCTGGGACTGATGGATGCCGGACAGGTCCTGCGGGGCGACGTTTATTTTGGCGGTAATCGGCTCGGCGAAATAGTGATTCCCGGCGCTACCCTGCGCAGCACCATTACGCTGGTGCCCTGA
- a CDS encoding SDR family NAD(P)-dependent oxidoreductase encodes MTELFSMTGKRVLVTGASSGFGAHFARVLAGAGADLVLAARRVERLEETAEAVRALGREATVVPMDVSDYASVKAAFETMPPVQVVINNAGINRISTTHELSEGDWDAVLDTNLKGVWAVAQQAIQRWMAEGQGGNIINIASVLGLRVGQQLGAYTASKAAVVQMTKSIALDYARYGIRCNAICPGYFETEINRDWLHSPAGEKQIKRIPFHRVGDMPEMSGPLLLLASDASSYMSGAAVPVDGAHLCSTL; translated from the coding sequence ATGACCGAACTCTTTTCCATGACTGGCAAGCGTGTGCTGGTCACCGGCGCGTCGAGCGGTTTTGGCGCCCATTTTGCACGCGTACTGGCGGGGGCCGGTGCCGATCTGGTGCTGGCGGCACGCCGTGTGGAGCGACTGGAGGAAACCGCCGAGGCGGTGCGGGCCCTGGGCCGTGAAGCCACGGTCGTGCCGATGGATGTCTCGGACTATGCCAGTGTGAAAGCGGCGTTCGAGACCATGCCGCCGGTGCAGGTCGTGATTAACAACGCGGGCATCAACCGGATCAGTACCACCCATGAGCTGAGTGAGGGTGACTGGGACGCGGTGCTGGATACCAATCTCAAAGGCGTGTGGGCCGTGGCGCAGCAGGCGATACAGCGCTGGATGGCCGAGGGTCAGGGCGGCAATATCATCAACATTGCCTCGGTGCTGGGCCTGCGCGTCGGCCAGCAGCTGGGCGCTTACACGGCCTCCAAGGCGGCTGTGGTGCAGATGACCAAGTCCATTGCGCTGGATTATGCGCGCTATGGCATTCGCTGCAACGCCATCTGTCCGGGCTACTTCGAAACGGAGATCAATCGTGACTGGTTGCACAGCCCGGCAGGCGAAAAACAGATCAAGCGCATCCCGTTCCACCGTGTGGGCGACATGCCGGAAATGAGCGGCCCGCTATTGCTGCTGGCGTCCGATGCTTCCAGTTACATGAGCGGCGCGGCGGTCCCCGTGGACGGCGCGCATCTGTGCTCTACCCTCTGA
- a CDS encoding sterol desaturase family protein: MGYVKSVARWLAWPVLFFGFGGAIVMAGGRDSGVIVMLTILAAALGYCFLLERLIPYQPDWNRSQGDIGRDVLHALVNLTLNRASLWLLPVFAILALGGGVWPHQWPYLLQVLMAVLILDAGIAMAHHASHRFSWLWRFHAVHHSPGRLYGLNGLMKHPVHQSIEVGAGVLPLLLLGIPFNVAIILPFLASIALLCQHMNADIRTGPLRYLFANAEVHRFHHRRHGEGDINFGLFTNLYDHVAGTFHYRSGEAPRGSHELGLRGREDYPKAYLVQLLEPFRSDRRRREP, translated from the coding sequence ATGGGATACGTAAAGTCGGTGGCGCGCTGGTTGGCCTGGCCGGTGCTTTTTTTCGGATTTGGTGGCGCCATCGTCATGGCGGGCGGCAGGGATAGCGGCGTTATCGTCATGCTGACGATACTGGCGGCCGCGCTAGGTTACTGCTTTCTGCTGGAGCGGCTGATTCCCTACCAGCCCGACTGGAACAGGAGCCAGGGTGATATCGGGAGAGATGTTCTGCATGCACTGGTCAATCTGACGCTCAATCGAGCCTCTCTGTGGCTGCTGCCTGTTTTCGCCATACTGGCCCTGGGTGGCGGGGTGTGGCCGCATCAGTGGCCCTATCTGCTTCAGGTGTTGATGGCCGTGCTGATACTGGATGCGGGGATTGCGATGGCACATCATGCCAGCCATCGTTTTTCATGGTTATGGCGATTTCATGCTGTCCACCATAGCCCGGGTCGGTTGTACGGTCTTAACGGACTGATGAAGCACCCGGTACATCAGAGTATAGAGGTGGGGGCTGGCGTGTTACCGCTGTTGTTGTTGGGTATCCCCTTCAATGTGGCGATCATCTTGCCATTTCTGGCCTCCATTGCACTGCTTTGCCAGCATATGAACGCGGATATTCGCACAGGCCCTTTGCGTTATCTGTTCGCGAATGCCGAGGTGCATCGTTTTCATCATCGCCGTCATGGCGAGGGCGACATCAATTTCGGCCTTTTCACCAATCTTTATGACCATGTGGCGGGCACTTTTCACTATCGATCTGGCGAAGCTCCCCGTGGCAGCCATGAGCTCGGCCTCAGAGGCCGCGAGGATTATCCGAAGGCGTATCTTGTGCAACTGCTTGAGCCGTTTCGGAGCGACAGGCGGCGTCGTGAGCCTTGA
- a CDS encoding phosphotransferase family protein, producing the protein MKPDEIERLEHWLTERAGEPVSLGGIRALSGGAIQENWAADIQCGDELIEAVIRCDAPSAVPDSLGRAQEFALLKAAYAAGVTVPGPLWLGDISVLGRDFFIMRRAAGTAAGHRLVKDLSLAPDREALVRQIGREMARIHSIRPPREDLDFLPVPEDHPALVFIRESRDFLDSYHSAFPALEWGLRWLETHLPEQAPLCLVHRDFRTGNYMVNEHGLTAVLDWEFTSWSQPLEDLGWFCARCWRFGQLDEALAAGGVGSRAALLAGYQEVSGQQIDEQALFYWEVFAHVRWAMIAIKQGERHISGNEPSLELALTAHIVPELELHILRMTGLSERS; encoded by the coding sequence ATGAAGCCTGACGAGATCGAGCGCCTTGAACACTGGCTGACCGAACGTGCCGGTGAGCCGGTTTCACTGGGTGGCATCCGGGCCTTGTCCGGCGGCGCCATCCAGGAAAACTGGGCGGCGGATATCCAGTGCGGTGACGAGCTGATCGAAGCGGTTATTCGTTGTGATGCACCGTCCGCCGTGCCGGACAGTCTGGGGCGTGCTCAGGAATTTGCCCTGCTCAAGGCGGCCTATGCTGCCGGTGTGACGGTGCCAGGCCCCCTGTGGCTGGGAGACATCTCGGTACTGGGACGGGACTTTTTCATCATGCGCCGTGCCGCAGGCACCGCCGCCGGGCATCGGCTGGTCAAGGACCTGTCGCTGGCCCCGGATCGTGAAGCGCTGGTACGCCAGATCGGACGTGAGATGGCGCGGATACACAGCATCCGGCCACCACGCGAGGATCTGGATTTTCTGCCGGTGCCTGAAGACCATCCGGCGCTGGTCTTCATTCGTGAAAGTCGCGACTTCCTGGACAGCTACCACAGTGCCTTCCCGGCGCTGGAGTGGGGGCTGCGCTGGCTCGAAACCCACCTGCCCGAGCAAGCCCCCTTGTGTCTGGTGCACCGTGATTTCCGTACCGGCAATTACATGGTGAATGAGCACGGCCTTACCGCCGTGCTGGACTGGGAATTCACCAGCTGGTCGCAACCTCTGGAGGACCTGGGCTGGTTCTGTGCCCGTTGCTGGCGTTTCGGCCAGCTGGACGAGGCACTGGCCGCCGGGGGAGTCGGTTCCCGCGCCGCCCTGCTGGCCGGATATCAGGAGGTCAGTGGCCAGCAGATTGACGAGCAGGCGCTGTTCTACTGGGAAGTCTTTGCCCATGTGCGCTGGGCCATGATCGCCATCAAGCAGGGGGAGCGGCATATCTCCGGCAATGAGCCCTCTCTGGAACTGGCACTCACCGCGCATATCGTGCCGGAGCTTGAACTGCACATCCTGCGCATGACTGGCCTGTCGGAAAGGAGTTAA
- a CDS encoding DUF6285 domain-containing protein has product MRIQPSGANLLDTVRTLLRDDILPHVPRDKTYTLLMSLNALGIAMRQLDNGDDAENTEYEALRVLLDEEGSADELNRMFATLVRSGAADADATLQGLLWQQTLQRVIESAPRYLRQEGLLGPDV; this is encoded by the coding sequence ATGCGTATCCAGCCATCTGGTGCCAATCTGCTCGACACAGTGCGCACGCTGCTGCGTGACGACATCTTGCCGCATGTGCCGCGGGACAAGACCTATACCCTGCTCATGTCGCTGAACGCGCTGGGTATTGCCATGCGCCAGCTCGACAACGGCGACGATGCGGAAAACACGGAGTACGAAGCGCTGCGTGTGCTGCTGGACGAAGAGGGTTCCGCCGACGAACTGAACCGCATGTTCGCCACCCTGGTGCGCTCCGGCGCCGCAGACGCCGACGCAACACTGCAGGGCCTGCTCTGGCAGCAAACCCTGCAACGGGTCATCGAAAGCGCACCACGCTATCTGCGTCAGGAAGGGCTGCTCGGCCCGGATGTTTAG
- a CDS encoding helix-turn-helix domain-containing protein — translation MTITPALQLYLWPDRLLFIGPGLDTHAHRHHAAQLCISLDASPVQIRADNDDLLAPGPAFFIPSDTSHQIMQHQGLLAMFYFDPESQECEVLAQHLIGEKGGRIAPVNTSALPLDQLRALAEGQHDVALANDLCNALPGLSAVRADRIDPRLQRVLDWLGDHLETPVRLAALARIAQASESWLAHAFTDTIGIPVRRYVLWRRLRRAIETALDGASLTEAAHHAGFSDAAHLSRTFRDNFGVTPSFLFARRDQMFVMFCDRAD, via the coding sequence ATGACCATCACGCCTGCACTACAGCTTTACCTGTGGCCGGACCGTCTGCTTTTTATCGGGCCGGGCCTGGATACGCATGCCCATCGCCACCATGCCGCCCAATTGTGTATCAGCCTTGATGCATCACCAGTGCAGATACGCGCTGACAACGACGATCTGCTCGCCCCCGGCCCGGCCTTCTTCATACCGTCGGACACATCGCATCAGATCATGCAACACCAGGGCCTGTTGGCCATGTTCTATTTCGACCCGGAAAGCCAGGAGTGTGAGGTGCTGGCACAGCACCTGATCGGCGAAAAGGGAGGCCGCATTGCTCCCGTCAATACGAGCGCGCTGCCGCTCGATCAACTTCGTGCATTGGCAGAGGGGCAGCACGATGTCGCGCTGGCCAACGACCTCTGCAACGCGCTACCCGGTTTGTCCGCCGTTCGCGCCGACAGGATTGACCCACGCTTGCAACGCGTGCTCGACTGGCTGGGAGATCATCTGGAAACGCCGGTCCGGCTGGCCGCTCTGGCGCGCATCGCGCAGGCCTCGGAAAGCTGGCTTGCACATGCATTCACCGACACCATCGGCATCCCCGTAAGACGCTACGTGCTATGGCGCCGACTCCGGCGGGCCATTGAGACAGCGCTCGATGGCGCTTCCCTGACGGAAGCCGCACACCATGCCGGCTTCTCGGATGCAGCACACCTTTCGCGCACCTTCCGGGACAATTTCGGTGTTACGCCTTCCTTTCTGTTCGCCCGACGAGACCAGATGTTCGTTATGTTTTGCGACAGGGCAGACTAA